One region of Glycine max cultivar Williams 82 chromosome 9, Glycine_max_v4.0, whole genome shotgun sequence genomic DNA includes:
- the LOC100809979 gene encoding polygalacturonase At1g48100, producing the protein MSLIHWSLILWITMMMLIIHNLDNVEGRYHYHRGKKKISPAPTPPEDSPSPPPSNSPSVPSDPYPNDPPGDSPSGCIFDVRSFGAVGDGSADDTDAFVAAWKEACAVESGVVLVPEDHCFKITSTIFTGPCKPGLVFQVDGTLMAPDGPESWPKEDSHSQWLVFYRLDQMTLTGKGTIEGNGEQWWDLPCKPHRGPDGKTVSGPCDSPTMIRFFMSSNLVLSGVKIQNSPMFHVKFDGCQGVLIDKLSISSPKLSPNTDGIHLGNTRGVGIYNSMISNGDDCISIGPGCSDVDIEGVTCAPTHGISIGSLGVHNSQACVSNLTVRNTIIKESDNGLRIKTWQGGTGSVTGLRFENIQMENVRNCIIIDQYYCMSKECLNQTSAVHVNDVTYRNIKGTYDVRTPPIHFACSDTVACTNITLSEIELLPYEGELLDDPFCWNAYGTQETMTIPPLDCLREGEPDTVVELSAYDCRS; encoded by the exons ATGAGTCTCATTCACTGGTCTTTAATCTTATGGATCACCATGATGATGCTTATTATCCATAATTTGGATAACGTGGAAGGAAGATACCACTATCACAGGGGGAAGAAGAAAATTTCCCCTGCTCCTACACCACCAGAGGACTCTCCTTCTCCACCCCCTTCAAATTCCCCAAGTGTTCCCTCTGACCCTTATCCCAATGATCCTCCTGGGGACTCCCCTTCAGGCTGCATTTTCGATGTCAGATCCTTTGGTGCAGTTGGAGATGGTTCAGCTGATGACACTGATGCATTCGTGGCAGCGTGGAAAGAAGCTTGTGCAGTTGAGTCAGGGGTTGTTCTTGTTCCAGAAGATCACTGCTTCAAGATCACTTCAACTATCTTTACAGGTCCATGCAAGCCAGGACTAGTATTTCAA GTGGATGGTACTCTAATGGCACCAGATGGACCAGAATCTTGGCCTAAGGAAGATAGCCACAGCCAATGGCTTGTGTTCTATAGACTTGATCAAATGACTCTTACTGGGAAAGGAACCATAGAAGGCAATGGAGAACAATGGTGGGATCTTCCTTGCAAACCTCATAGG GGTCCCGATGGAAAAACTGTATCAGGACCATGTGATAGCCCTACA ATGATACGGTTCTTCATGAGCTCCAATTTGGTGCTGAGTGGGGTGAAAATTCAGAACAGTCCTATGTTCCACGTGAAATTCGATGGTTGCCAAGGAGTACTCATTGATAAGTTGTCAATTTCTTCGCCTAAACTCAGTCCCAATACTGATGGAATCCACTTAGGGAACACAAGGGGTGTTGGGATATATAACTCCATGATAAGCAAtg GTGATGATTGCATTTCCATTGGACCCGGGTGCTCAGATGTGGACATAGAGGGTGTAACTTGTGCTCCTACCCATGGTATTAG CATTGGAAGCCTAGGAGTGCACAATTCTCAGGCATGTGTCTCAAACTTAACCGTTCGCAACACCATCATAAAGGAATCAGACAATGGCCTGAGGATCAAGACATGGCAAGGAGGAACGGGCTCAGTGACAGGCCTGAGATTTGAGAATATCCAAATGGAGAATGTGAGGAACTGCATCATCATTGACCAGTACTATTGCATGTCCAAGGAGTGTCTCAACCAGACATCAGCTGTGCATGTAAACGATGTGACATATAGGAACATAAAGGGTACATATGATGTGAGAACACCTCCTATACACTTTGCATGCAGTGACACTGTGGCTTGCACTAACATAACACTCTCTGAGATTGAGCTTTTGCCATACGAAGGGGAGCTACTAGATGACCCTTTTTGCTGGAATGCTTATGGAACTCAAGAGACCATGACTATTCCTCCACTTGATTGCTTAAGAGAAGGTGAGCCTGATACAGTTGTGGAGCTCTCAGCATATGATTGTAGGAGTTAA
- the LOC100798957 gene encoding probable protein phosphatase 2C 13 (The RefSeq protein has 3 substitutions compared to this genomic sequence) has product MIVSQNMVTEAEIICKQNIPMLDVKKYHLRVAQELGVNVKVVEVSPTSNGVPVFGHVRVSSESVSTETTRFESVMGCSEMIEESIIETPATEFTPNVRSGRCADIGPRGSMDDEHIQIDDLAAHLGFVFKHPMPSAFYAVFDGHGGPDAAAFVKNNAMRLLFEDADMLQSYDADAPFLKKLEDSHRRAFLGADLALADEQSVSSSCGTTALTALVLGRHLMVANAGDCRAVLCRRGVAVDMSQDHRPSYLPERRRVEELGGFIDDGYLNGYLSVTRALGDWDLKLPLGSASPLIAEPDVQVVTLTEDDEFLIIGCDGIWDVISSQDAVSFVRRGLRRHDDPQQCARELVKEALRLHTSDNLTVIVICLSPVQSIVESCPPQRRRFRACSLSEEARNRLRSLLEGN; this is encoded by the exons ATGATCGTGAGCCAGAACATGGTGACGGAGGCGGAAATTATTTGCAAGCAGAACATTCCGATGTTGGACGTGAAGAAGTACCACCTTCGCGTGGCGCAAGAGCTCGGCGTTAACGTTAAGGTCGTCGAGGTTTCTCCCACCTCTAACGGCGTTCCCGTCTTCGGCCACGTACGGGTTTCTTCTGAATCGGTTTCCACCGAAACGACTCGTTTTGAATCG GTTATGGGTTGCTCTGAGATGATTGAAGAATCCATTATAGAGACTCCTGCTACTGAATTTACACCGAATGTTCGATCTGGTTGCTGTGCTGATATTGGACCGAGGGGGTCTATGGATGATGAGCATATTCAGATAGATGATCTAGCAGCCCACCTTGGATTTGTGTTCAAACACCCTATGCCGAGTGCATTCTATGCAGTTTTTGATGGGCATGGAGGGCCTGATGCAGCCGCCTTTGTGAAGAACAATGCTATGAGATTATTATTTGAGGATGCTGATATGCTGCAATCTTATGATGCTGATGCACTTTTTCTGAAGAAGTTGGAAGATTCTCATCGGAGGGCATTTTTGGGCGCAGACCTTGCCTTGGCTGATGAGCAAAGTGTTAGTAGTTCCTGTGGAACAACGGCGTTGACCGCCCTTGTACTTGGAAGGCATTTGATGGTTGCTAATGCTGGTGACTGTCGAGCTGTTCTTTGTAGGCGAGGAGTTGCCGTTGATATGTCCCAAGATCACAGGCCAAGTTATTTACCAGAACGAAGGAGAGTGGAGGAGTTAGGTGGTTTCATTGATGATGGGTATCTCAATGGTTATCTTTCTGTGACTCGTGCCCTTGGAGATTGGGACTTGAAATTTCCACTAGGTTCTGCGTCACCTCTTATTGCTGAGCCGGATGTTCAGGTGGTCACATTGACAGAGGACGACGAGTTCCTGATCATTGGGTGTGATGGTATTTGGGATGTAATTTCAAGCCAGGATGCAGTTAGTTTTGTGCGGCGTGGATTAAGAAGGCATGACGATCCTCAACAATGTGCCAGAGAGCTTGTTAAGGAAGCATTGCGCCTACACACATCAGATAATCTTACTGTGATTGTTATCTGCTTGTCCCCTGTCCAAAGCATTGTCGAATCATGTCCACCCCAGAGGCGAAGATTCAGAGCTTGTTCTTTGTCTGAAGAGGCCAGGAACAGATTAAGGAGCTTGCTAGAGGGAAACTGA
- the LOC100810511 gene encoding 30S ribosomal protein S1 produces the protein MTMAMTASQLRCGWGWRPTPNQQQQRRRMVPVVCSIAIENAKNKERAKLKKLFDEAYERCRTAPTEGVSFTLQQFTDALDKYDFNAEMGTKVKGTVFATDNNGAYVDITAKSTAYLPLHEACIHRIKNVEEAGIIPGVREEFMIIDENQADDTLILSLRSIQYDIAWERCRQLKAEDAVVKGKVVNANKGGLVAQVEGLKGFVPFSQISSKSAGEELLEHVIPFKFVEVDEEQSRLVLSHRKAVAESQGQLGIGSVVTGSVQSIKPYGAFIDIGGISGLLHVSQISHDRITDIETVLQPGDILKVMILSHDRERGRVSLSTKKLEPTPGDMIRNPKLVFEKAEEMAQTFRQRIAQAEAMARADMLRFQPESGLTLSGEGILGPLTSDLPPEGVDLSEVPPAEDS, from the exons ATGACGATGGCGATGACGGCGTCGCAGTTGCGGTGCGGTTGGGGGTGGAGGCCAACGCCGAATCAGCAGCAGCAACGACGTCGTATGGTTCCGGTGGTGTGTTCCATCGCTATAGAGAACGCGAAGAACAAAGAGAGAGCGAAACTGAAGAAGCTCTTCGATGAAGCGTACGAGAGGTGCCGCACTGCTCCCACCGAAGGCGTTTCCTTCACTCTCCAACAATTCACCGACGCTCTCGACAAGTACGACTTCAACGCCGAAATGGGCACCAAG GTTAAGGGCACTGTTTTTGCCACGGATAACAATGGAGCTTATGTTGACATTACTGCTAAGTCCACGGCCTACTTGCCTCTTCATGAGGCTTGCATCCACAGAATTAAGAATGTGGAAGAAGCAGGCATAATTCCTGGCGTGAGAGAGGAATTTATGATCATTGATGAGAATCAAGCGGATGATACCTTGATCTTGAGTTTGAGGTCTATCCAATATGACATTGCGTGGGAACGCTGTAGACAACTTAAGGCTGAAGATGCTGTTGTCAAGGGTAAG GTTGTTAATGCAAACAAAGGAGGTCTGGTGGCTCAAGTGGAAGGCCTTAAGGGGTTTGTTCCATTTTCACAGATATCATCG AAATCAGCTGGAGAAGAACTTCTTGAGCATGTGATTCCTTTTAAGTTTGTAGAGGTGGATGAGGAACAGTCTAGACTTGTTCTCAGTCACCGCAAAGCTGTGGCTGAGAGCCAAGGACAGCTAGGAATTGGATCAGTAGTCACTGGCTCTGTTCAAAGCATAAAACCATATGGTGCCTTCATTGACATTGGTGGAATCAGTGGCCTCCTTCATGTCAGTCAGATCAGTCATGACCGTATAACTGATATTGAAACTGTTCTTCAACCTGGTGATATTCTGAAG GTGATGATCTTAAGTCATGACCGAGAGAGAGGAAGGGTAAGTCTTTCCACAAAGAAGTTGGAACCCACACCTGGTGACATGATTCGCAATCCAAAGCTTGTCTTTGAGAAG GCGGAGGAGATGGCTCAGACATTCAGACAGAGAATTGCTCAAGCAGAAGCTATGGCTCGTGCTGATATGCTTAGATTCCAGCCAGag AGTGGATTAACTCTCAGCGGTGAAGGAATCTTAGGACCACTAACTTCAGACTTGCCTCCAGAGGGAGTGGATCTGAGTGAGGTACCCCCAGCTGAAGATTCGTGA